One Scyliorhinus canicula chromosome 14, sScyCan1.1, whole genome shotgun sequence genomic region harbors:
- the LOC119977749 gene encoding uncharacterized protein LOC119977749 isoform X3, which produces MPHTLCLRKQNRTALSDRKLPQSKSCPESKNGINHITFSGNSRGDDRLDPFSRPSESSSQSTESHSDQNQCGNYNSLQMESSNVFSQLQVRLKTVTVPQVERKIHVYRDFGKEKHSKVRGQGLETKTIFVDEYEKILGTEDSSNSKLQKTITDEEGVKNDNHQLKQYINDHETNILLNSSGLSENAELQSVSTWCNIENVRNTPLLRNIHTQGNEHVSVETAQYKIDNPALPNSASGPQSSITEPKKIFQNQPINHTDDILTTNTDGCLSNSKCENTRTLLLDLFTKSQSALVVANSNVNSQQSCSSNNICVPSMRDQDHSQSNSDSSLLSSITGSRSLNVGNRDVEQLNLSNSSLNISQKKNDAADDGKSKSIPPISSTVPVHTLFSIYAHKWNTNSQNCDNTAFFQRGGNDFLQTRKHKPISSLSLSEPVCQPRATSFIRVSSKTKHQYSGSDNTNITPQSACNDDHLQSSRGGRECTPLSPGIGKEKPSVDNLVLNKTRMEPLRDAEDPLPESEGNSWKHSCKNEGRCTSLLPTKLICSHLPICVKTCMDNNVLQTCPPNGTSPDLQSGGNNFLEKVKHETSHELSADPKSATKCVRNIIHHNSELLSNQSKTDDVSLVSVSNASLRNGESETINVTEMAITQPPNYKTFASQSLSSTNSALNLDINSKQNYREASGLTISTDCMLSYRFPIRSSYKYLLLDDSVKSIDITADATGNEHKSAPNCVPPLSDMLAEEASPSDIKNILKNASQNWASQTVNSNLPKIHSVNDIQNDKSEKMRTPSSVVAMQWLSTNTNKGNSPKNYQNDGNSNNGQKNISETVNEEQSSATIASQLKQNALLTYTSLEGVNEYLPKYKSATDRKPSQDSLSGQVPLRNFIDSQDKSMTDFPLGDNTTIKNAENYQSEKNIPISSHDTMSVQQFPTDTHVNMNKLPIHSSMRSGVTKNLENDQSENYKVDSLLDTQTALMTPSGIIHGTKSTFQNWGQNSADNTMLRGIIKDGKEPDKSKMKSAHSVLDPVFNKLSLIHNKSCNEHDPRSHSLSNADVTGNRQSLGLLKNSESEIHSAVVSNKGARQLSPINTTYNEVQQLIYLPNSAEIPRETEQEKAKATHPSSCLGPVINKPSPITITHKYSDESLNCSFSHSTFTVDTEFNKLLQKDNPEISDVAPSADSLQSTAVEYLQESPTEITIMRKNGLEHYSRNVTDNYCDEVSCDQYKSKRFGKTNTAFSSPPGITMLWLPSSIICNNQNKPLIHVDRESNQFLQKNKSESHGTDPSPEILTVLQSTTTDIKKCAMHIDPSKVTEIVYDQKSCDKNVEDYQSENHGEILLGRVTDQRTAREKSQQNLPSNNDDTTLDRTLNEYNVQQNKSEIAHVSSAVDTVIGQQFSSNIPHRSKYLSLNYSPNCPAVTLDRGNNKHLQKDNTGSRLPDSLSDQPSINLHNKVKPLTHFPLHNDSNLAAEITKVAENHQSEESSLIPSPDALIDQKSLTNSHCNLNKPLTHSLENSDIEIDENVQKHKSKISPVTSPTYPFTSYRSAMNVKKNTLQHNATKVTDIYLRKRPSGKLKLNVLLKAKSVPSPSAAESTQSIFENISQSSNQDKSKDLRLVRDDISLLVGRENIDKCQTYTSSAVSPTDKLNGQLAPKNISQDWRNILPNCSPNVDGTTVDRDINNTCDAVDKFETTCMLSALNQVSSQLSATDTVRSNEHKPLNHLLNSTAVNVHRESPDYLEKCKHKTKSALLPVDKGIQQKSPTSATDSYKDKPLTHSTVQTDVDVIIRDYNQDKLKLSHVIPPIDLVSSHQSAKNITHSDKRETLNCSLNCATVIADTGVNEYLRKDSPETNPIPAVDLLNDTQSTTTITDIKKNTRHNYSSHLAETCLDKIPYKTFNFKDLHETNSAPSSPPKVTGQWPITNTIHNNQDKSSTRSTLSGEFKMNRRNNSCLQKCKSETNDEFSLSTSLAGQQSPLNIRKSKPDTSLAHSPNRSGFVRDTGVIKNLKNCQPKNNRATFLWPDADIACDINTKFQNWFPTRDLSLNQQCDVNMKHYQSETGNTVSSQDLLIDHKSFIGVTCSKKIKYLRESTKSGYTTLARRYHGSCEQIDKDLINISSPHDLSPTLLSPSDIVRSNKNVTCDHSPICADLPAHDGDNAKGNGKIFRHGRKSFCGEMFQNRTLGMKNANVSNFLQQSSPKKNQIDSDITEINNFRNRLNAYSDISQYRASIDEDDSANNNLQAGTARFSKRYCRFTRSLRPSLQNIPHRCGNMYKAKSLKDINSDYNQSPLQDHEYFFATNSLPNSKLTVRNRQVRPSLQFSNSIKSSRLCRSYSDLPSSDGNESGYNNCISYHDSKFSELLSGNVSKEDKKKETHLENMKRVLVADRLWKPGYLHKESSSPKSEDVFDPCTSEVNQDPGVNDDTGQNDEYFPVDIKIFWPKENPSDIMRLLSSSSTGSKLSENSLSPPQHHAPAVIDKPNFSCYSDTNSDTTTDDEYFLDGNETEKESAL; this is translated from the coding sequence TGGATGAATATGAAAAGATCTTGGGAACTGAAGATTCAAGCAATTCCAAGTTGCAAAAAACCATCACAGATGAAGAAGGTGTTAAAAATGATAACCACCAACTAAAACAATATataaatgaccatgaaaccaatatTTTGCTGAATTCTTCGGGGTTAAGTGAAAATGCTGAACTACAGTCAGTGTCAACTTGGTGCAACATTGAAAATGTGAGGAACACTCCTCTGTTGAGAAACATTCATACACAAGGAAATGAACATGTTTCTGTCGAAACGGCTCAATACAAAATTGATAATCCAGCATTACCAAATTCAGCATCTGGCCCACAGTCTTCTATCACTGAGCCTAAAAAGATTTTTCAAAATCAGCCAATAAACCATACTGATGACATTCTGACAACAAATACTGATGGTTGTCTGTCGAACAGCAAGTGTGAAAACACCAGAACATTATTGCTGGATCTATTCACCAAATCACAGTCTGCTCTAGTTGTTGCCAATAGCAACGTAAATAGTCAGCAAAGCTGCTCATCAAACAATATTTGTGTCCCTTCAATGAGAGACCAAGATCATTCACAAAGCAACAGCGATTCTTCATTGTTAAGCTCAATTACGGGCTCAAGAAGTCTTAATGTTGGCAACAGAGATGTGGAACAACTGAATTTGTCAAATAGTTCACTCAATATTTCACAAAAAAAGAACGACGCTGCTGATGACGGGAAATCAAAATCCATCCCTCCAATTTCATCAACTGTTCCAGTACACACTCTATTTTCCATATATGCTCACAAGTGGAATACTAATTCTCAAAATTGTGATAACACCGCTTTTTTCCAAAGAGGTGGTAACGATTTTTTGCAAACCCGTAAACATAAACCCATTAGTTCCCTTTCTTTGTCAGAACCAGTGTGTCAACCGAGGGCTACTTCATTTATCAGGGTCAGCAGCAAAACTAAGCATCAATATTCTGGGTCAGACAACACTAACATCACTCCACAAAGTGCATGTAATGATGATCATTTACAAAGCAGTAGGGGTGGAAGAGAATGCACCCCTTTGTCTCCAGGGATAGGGAAAGAAAAACCTTCAGTAGATAATCTCGTATTGAACAAAACCAGAATGGAACCATTAAGAGACGCTGAAGACCCTTTGCCAGAAAGTGAAGGTAACAGCTGGAAACACAGTTGTAAAAATGAGGGAAGATGCACGTCTTTATTACCAACTAAGCTCATTTGTTCACATCTTCCCATATGTGTAAAAACATGCATGGACAATAATGTGTTACAGACTTGTCCACCAAATGGAACAAGTCCTGACTTGCAATCAGGTGGTAACAATTTTCTAGAAAAAGTTAAACATGAAACAAGTCATGAACTGTCGGCAGATCCAAAATCTGCAACAAAATGTGTAAGAAATATAATTCATCACAACAGTGAATTACTGAGCAATCAATCGAAAACTGATGACGTCTCCTTAGTCAGTGTAAGTAATGCTTCTTTACGAAATGGTGAATCAGAAACTATTAATGTGACAGAAATGGCTATAACACAACCTCCAAACTACAAAACATTTGCTTCCCAAAGTCTGTCATCAACCAACAGTGCCCTTAATTTAGATATAAATTCTAAACAAAACTATAGAGAAGCATCTGGCTTAACAATATCAACAGATTGCATGCTTAGCTACAGGTTTCCTATACGTTCCAGCTATAAATACCTTTTACTGGATGATTCAGTCAAGAGTATTGACATAACTGCAGACGCAACAGGAAATGAGCATAAATCTGCTCCAAACTGTGTGCCTCCATTATCAGACATGTTAGCAGAAGAAGCATCTCCTTCAGATatcaaaaatattttgaaaaatgcTTCACAGAATTGGGCATCTCAAACAGTCAACAGCAATTTACCCAAAATACATAGTGTTAATGACATTCAAAATGATAAATCTGAAAAGATGAGAACACCATCATCAGTTGTAGCAATGCAATGGTTGTCTACAAATACCAACAAAGGTAACTCACCAAAAAATTACCAAAATGATGGAAACAGCAATAATGGACAGAAAAACATATCTGAAACAGTAAATGAGGAACAGTCTTCAGCAACTATCGCATCCCAGTTGAAGCAAAATGCATTATTGACATACACTTCCCTTGAAGGAGTCAATGAATATTTACCAAAGTATAAATCTGCCACCGACCGTAAACCTTCACAAGATTCGCTGAGTGGCCAAGTGCCTCTTAGAAATTTCATAGACAGTCAAGATAAATCAATGACTGATTTCCCACTCGGTGATAATACCACCATTAAGAATGCAGAAAATTACCAATCTGAAAAAAACATTCCAATTTCATCACATGATACAATGAGTGTCCAACAGTTCCCTACAGATACTCATGTTAATATGAACAAGTTACCGATTCATTCCTCCATGAGATCAGGTGTTACCAAGAATTTGGAAAATGACCAATCTGAAAACTACAAAGTTGATTCATTATTAGACACACAAACTGCCCTGATGACTCCTTCGGGTATTATACATGGTACAAAAAGCACATTTCAAAATTGGGGCCAAAACAGTGCTGATAACACTATGCTTAGAGGAATTATTAAAGATGGCAAAGAACCTGATAAATCTAAGATGAAAAGTGCCCATTCTGTACTGGATCCAGTTTTTAACAAGTTGTCCCTCATACATAACAAATCTTGCAATGAACACGACCCACGGAGTCATTCTCTAAGCAATGCTGATGTCACAGGGAACAGGCAAAGCCTTGGCCTTTTGAAAAATAGTGAATCTGAAATCCACTCTGCCGTCGTGTCAAATAAAGGGGCTCGCCAGTTGTCTCCGATAAATACCACATACAACGAAGTTCAGCAACTgatttatttgccaaacagtgctGAAATACCAAGAGAAACCGAGCAAGAGAAAGCAAAAGCTACTCATCCTTCTTCTTGCTTGGGACCAGTGATTAACAAACCATCTCCTATAACTATCACACACAAATATAGTGACGAGTCACTGAATTGTTCATTCAGCCATTCTACTTTCACCGTGGATACTGAATTTAATAAGCTTTTGCAGAAGGACAACCCAGAAATCAGTGATGTGGCTCCTTCAGCAGATTCACTGCAAAGTACTGCTGTGGAATATCTGCAAGAATCTCCTACAGAAATCACCATTATGAGGAAAAATGGACTTGAGCATTACTCAAGAAATGTAACTGATAACTATTGTGATGAAGTGTCCTGTGATCAATACAAATCTAAACGTTTTGGTAAAACAAATACTGCATTTTCATCACCACCTGGGATTACCATGCTGTGGCTGCCTTCAAGTATCATATGTAATAACCAAAACAAACCACTGATTCATGTGGACAGAGAAAGCAATCAGTTTTTACAAAAGAACAAATCTGAAAGCCATGGTACAGATCCATCACCAGAAATATTAACAGTTTTGCAGTCCACTACCACTGATATTAAGAAATGTGCTATGCACATTGATCCATCAAAGGTAACTGAAATTGTTTATGATCAGAAATCTTGTGACAAAAATGTGGAAGATTACCAATCAGAAAATCATGGTGAAATTTTACTGGGTAGAGTCACTGACCAGAGAACGGCAAGGGAAAAATCTCAGCAGAATTTGCCCTCAAATAATGATGACACTACTTTGGATAGAACATTGAATGAATATAATGTGCAGCAAAACAAATCTGAAATTGCCCATGTATCTTCAGCAGTGGATACAGTGATCGGGCAACAGTTTTCATCAAATATTCCACACAGGAGTAAATATCTGTCACTGAATTATTCACCAAATTGCCCGGCTGTCACTCTGGACAGAGGAAACAATAAACATTTACAAAAGGACAACACTGGATCTAGACTGCCTGATTCATTGTCTGACCAACCATCTATAAATCTACACAACAAAGTCAAACCGTTGACCCATTTCCCACTCCATAATGACAGCAATCTAGCTGCAGAAATTACCAAGGTAGCTGAAAATCATCAATCTGAGGAAAGCAGTTTGATTCCATCACCAGATGCATTAATTGATCAAAAGTCTCTTACAAATTCACACTGTAACTTAAACAAGCCATTAACTCATTCTTTGGAGAACAGTGACATAGAAATAGATGAGAATGTACAAAAGCACAAATCTAAAATCAGCCCTGTCACTTCACCGACATATCCTTTCACTTCCTATCGCTCTGCTATGAATGTAAAGAAAAATACATTGCAGCATAATGCAACAAAGGTAACTGACATCTACCTTCGTAAGAGACCTTCtggtaaattaaaattaaatgtctTGCTTAAAGCAAAGAGTGTGCCCTCCCCATCAGCTGCAGAGAGCACCCAGTCAATCTTTGAAAATATCTCACAAAGCAGTAACCAAGACAAATCAAAGGATCTTCGCCTGGTCAGAGATGACATCAGCCTATTGGTAGGTAGAGAAAATATAGACAAGTGCCAAACCTACACAAGCAGTGCCGTTTCACCAACAGATAAACTGAATGGACAGTTGGCCCCCAAAAATATCTCACAAGACTGGAGAAATATATTACCGAATTGCTCGCCAAATGTTGATGGCACAACTGTGGACAGAGACATTAATAATACTTGTGATGCAGTGGATAAATTTGAGACTACGTGCATGCTTTCAGCACTGAATCAGGTATCCAGTCAGTTGTCTGCTACAGACACTGTGCGTAGCAATGAACACAAGCCACTCAATCATTTGTTAAACAGTACTGCTGTCAATGTACACCGAGAAAGTCCTGACTATTTAGAAAAATGCAAACATAAAACTAAAAGTGCACTTTTGCCAGTGGATAAaggtatccaacaaaaatctccTACAAGTGCAACAGACAGCTATAAAGACAAGCCACTGACTCATTCAACTGTCCAGACTGATGTTGATGTGATTATTCGGGATTATAATCAGGACAAATTAAAGTTGAGCCATGTAATTCCACCAATCGATCTAGTTTCCAGCCACCAGTCTGCTAAGAATATCACACACAGCGATAAACGTGAAACACTGAATTGTTCACTGAACTGTGCTACCGTCATTGCAGATACTGGAGTCAATGAATATTTAAGAAAGGACTCGCCAGAAACTAACCCAATTCCAGCAGTAGATTTGTTAAATGACACACAGTCCACAACCACTATCACAGATATCAAGAAAAATACCCGGCATAATTATTCATCACATCTTGCCGAAACCTGTCTCGATAAAATACCTTACAAAACATTTAATTTTAAAGATTTACATGAAACTAATAGTGCACCCTCATCACCACCTAAAGTGACCGGACAATGGCCCATCACTAATACCATTCACAACAACCAAGACAAGTCATCAACTCGTTCCACACTGAGTGGGGAATTTAAAATGAACAGAAGAAATAATAGTTGTTTACAGAAGTGCAAATCTGAAACCAACGATGAATTTTCATTATCAACTTCGTTGGCTGGGCAGCAATCTCCTTTAAATATCAGAAAAAGCAAACCAGACACGTCACTGGCTCATTCTCCAAATAGAAGTGGCTTTGTGAGGGACACAGGAGTTATCAAGAATCTCAAAAATTGTCAACCCAAAAACAATAGAGCAACTTTCTTATGGCCTGATGCAGACATTGCATGTGACATTAATACAAAATTTCAGAATTGGTTTCCAACCAGGGATCTATCTTTGAATCAACAGTGTGATGTTAATATGAAGCACTATCAATCAGAAACTGGCAATACTGTTTCATCACAGGATCTGCTGATTGACCATAAGTCTTTTATAGGTGTCACATGCAGCAAGAAAATTAAGTATTTGAGAGAATCAACAAAAAGTGGATATACCACTCTGGCTAGAAGATATCATGGCAGTTGTGAACAAATTGACAAGGATTTAATCAACATTTCTTCACCACATGATTTGTCACCCACTCTTCTGTCTCCTTCTGATATTGTACGTAGCAACAAGAATGTAACATGTGATCATTCACCAATTTGTGCTGACTTGCCTGCACATGACGGCGACAATGCAAaaggaaatggaaaaatattcagACATGGGAGGAAATCGTTCTGTGGAGAAATGTTTCAGAATCGGACATTGGGAATGAAAAATGCAAATGTTTCTAACTTCCTGCAGCAAAGTTCTCCAAAGAAGAATCAAATTGATTCAGATATCACAGAGATTAATAACTTTCGGAATAGGTTAAATGCCTACAGTGATATTTCTCAATACAGAGCTAGTATTGATGAAGATGATTCAGCAAACAATAACTTGCAGGCAGGGACAGCTAGATTCTCAAAAAGGTACTGCAGGTTTACACGTTCCCTGAGGCCCAGTCTGCAGAATATTCCACATAGATGTGGTAATATGTATAAGGCAAAAAGTTTGAAAGACATTAATTCAGATTACAACCAATCCCCCCTCCAAGATCATGAATATTTTTTTGCCACCAATAGCTTGCCGAATTCTAAACTAACTGTTCGCAACAGGCAAGTTCGCCCCAGTCTCCAGTTTTCAAATAGTATAAAATCTAGCAGACTTTGCCGATCTTATTCTGATCTCCCTTCTTCTGATGGGAATGAGTCTGGCTATAACAATTGTATTTCATACCATGACAGTAAATTTAGTGAGTTACTGAGCGGAAATGTTTCTAAAGAAGATAAAAAGAAGGAAACACACCTTGAGAACATGAAAAGAGTTTTGGTAGCGGACAGATTGTGGAAACCTGGATATCTTCACAAGGAATCCTCATCTCCAAAAAGTGAGGATGTTTTCGATCCATGCACCAGTGAAGTAAACCAGGATCCAGGGGTGAATGATGATACGGGACAGAATGATGAGTATTTTCCTGTAGACATTAAAATATTTTGGCCCAAGGAAAATCCTTCAGATATAATGAGACTTTTGAGTTCTTCATCCACAGGGAGTAAATTATCAGAGAACAGTCTTTCACCACCGCAACACCACGCACCAGCTGTGATTGACAAACCGAACTTCTCTTGTTACTCGGATACAAACTCAGACACCACTACTGATGATGAGTACTTTTTGGACGGCAATGAAACTGAAAAGGAATCTGCGTTATAA